One part of the Apus apus isolate bApuApu2 chromosome 11, bApuApu2.pri.cur, whole genome shotgun sequence genome encodes these proteins:
- the DDX28 gene encoding probable ATP-dependent RNA helicase DDX28: MALRRGGAVAALPLLPRRGAGSGTGSGAAGPPDAVVRVPWALRLRLQRGAQRRRRGQGEAAATTRRGKLLLRSRRPELSQPRWQTVGRWERPQLVSAGWKHRKACGDYFQLEPWRAAAPALQALPPEAGQGPTFAELGLQPALLAGLQGLSVGRPTAVQRLAIPALRRGCSALCAAETGSGKTLAYLLPLLDGLLSRPAGLPAEQEESGPASPRGLVVLPSRELAAQVGAVAAALCGPAGLAVRRLAGGGAAGGLRRQLRAPPPGPAVLLGTPGALREALRRRFLALERLRWMVLDEADALMDESFAGSLEEILAQAPLAAGAPGPVGPGEARTQVVVVGATFPAGLSETLGKFTDVGRFVTLSTKSLHRLPPHVPQKFVRLKGRDKLPELLQLLKERSASSGAVLIFCNSASTVNWLGYILDDHKIKHLRLQGQMSADARAGIFASFQKGDVSVLVCTDLASRGLDTSSVQLVVNYDFPDTLQDYLHRAGRVGRVGSKAPGAVVSFVTHRWDVDLVRKIETAARKRTSLPGMDSSINEPSPKGG; this comes from the coding sequence ATGGCGCtgcgccgcggcggggccgtggCCGCTCTCCCGCTGCTgccgcggcgcggggcgggctcCGGGACGGGctccggggcggcggggcccccCGATGCCGTGGTGCGCGTCCCCTGGGCCTTGCGGCTGCGCCTGCAGCGGGGCGCCCAGCGCCGGCGGCGCGGGCAAGGGGAGGCGGCGGCGACAACGCGGCGCGGGAAGCTGCTCCTGCGGAGCCGGCGGCCGGAGCTGAGCCAGCCCCGCTGGCAGACGGTGGGGCGCTGGGAGCGGCCGCAGCTGGTGTCGGCGGGCTGGAAGCACAGGAAGGCCTGCGGGGATTACTTCCAGCTGGAACCCTGGCGGGCGGCGGCTCCCGCCCTGCAGGCGCTGCCGCCTGAGGCGGGGCAGGGTCCGACCTTCGccgagctggggctgcagccggCGCTGCTGGCCGGCCTGCAGGGCCTGTCTGTCGGCCGCCCCACGGCGGTGCAGCGCTTGGCCATCCCCGCGCTGCGCCGCGGCTGCAGCGCCCTCTGCGCCGCCGAGACCGGCAGCGGCAAAACGCTGGCCTACCTGCTGCCGCTGCTGGACGGGCTGCTCTcccgccccgcggggctgccggCGGAGCAGGAGGAATCGGGGCCGGCGTCGCCCCGCGGGCTGGTGGTGCTGCCGTCGCGGGAGCTGGCGGCGCAGGTGGGCGCGGTGGCGGCCGCGCTGTGCGGGCCCGCGGGGCTGGCGGTGCGGCGGCtggcgggcggcggggctgcgggcgggctGCGGAGGCAGCTGCGGGCGCCGCCGCCGGGTCCCGCCGTGCTGCTGGGCACCCCCGGGGCCCTGCGGGAGGCGTTGCGGAGGCGCTTCCTGGCCCTGGAGCGGCTGCGCTGGATGGTGCTGGACGAGGCGGACGCCCTGATGGACGAGTCGTTCGCCGGGTCGCTGGAGGAGATCCTGGCACAGGCGCCCCTGGCTGCCGGCGCTCCCGGGCCGGTCGGTCCCGGGGAGGCTAGGACccaggtggtggtggtgggagccaCCTTCCCTGCGGGACTGAGCGAGACGCTGGGCAAGTTTACTGACGTGGGCCGGTTCGTCACCCTCTCCACCAAGAGCCTGCACCGCCTGCCACCCCACGTCCCACAGAAGTTTGTTCGCCTCAAAGGCCGGGACAAGCTGCCggaactgctgcagctcctcaagGAGCGCTCAGCATCCAGTGGGGCTGTCCTCATCTTCTGCAACAGTGCCAGCACCGTCAACTGGCTGGGCTATATCCTGGATGACCACAAAATCAAGCATCTGAGGTTGCAGGGACAGATGTCAGCAGATGCTAGAGCTGGCATCTTTGCCTCATTCCAGAAGGGTGACGTGTCAGTCCTTGTCTGCACTGACCTTGCCTCGCGGGGGCTGGACACCAGCAGTGTGCAGCTGGTGGTCAACTATGACTTCCCAGACACCCTGCAGGACTACCTGCACCGTGCGGGGCGTGTTGGGCGGGTTGGAAGCAAGGCACCTGGAGCTGTGGTTAGTTTTGTCACCCATCGGTGGGATGTGGACTTGGTACGGAAAATAGAGACTGCAGCCCGAAAAAGAACAAGCCTTCCAGGCATGGACTCCTCTATTAATGAGCCTTCACCTAAAGGAGGTTGA